One genomic window of Actinoplanes lobatus includes the following:
- a CDS encoding DUF6292 family protein, with protein MSGPAHAGYIRAVAAALEAAGVPVADWRADDGVPRDGWIPFDLARQVRLHGRPVWDHDQAGAGWSEEDGWHLLTVDDPGGRDIRVARPLNVATVAAPSSVARAVTGLAGIRHGGPATDSPGRDPSAGGFAVREVDADFAGRRAGTGDPAFEAALRRYSAGRTKCVDGWPDAAEGRG; from the coding sequence GTGAGCGGGCCGGCGCACGCCGGTTACATCCGGGCGGTGGCCGCGGCGCTCGAGGCCGCCGGGGTGCCGGTCGCCGACTGGCGTGCCGACGACGGCGTGCCGCGCGACGGCTGGATCCCGTTCGATCTGGCCCGCCAGGTCCGCCTGCACGGACGGCCGGTCTGGGACCACGACCAGGCCGGGGCCGGATGGTCCGAGGAGGACGGTTGGCATCTGCTCACCGTCGACGACCCGGGTGGCCGCGACATCCGGGTGGCGCGCCCGCTGAACGTGGCCACGGTCGCCGCGCCGTCATCGGTGGCCCGGGCCGTGACCGGGCTGGCCGGCATCCGGCACGGCGGGCCGGCGACCGACTCGCCGGGCCGGGACCCCTCCGCCGGCGGGTTCGCGGTCCGGGAGGTGGACGCCGACTTCGCCGGGCGACGGGCGGGCACCGGGGATCCCGCTTTCGAGGCGGCTCTGCGGCGTTATTCGGCGGGTCGCACAAAGTGCGTTGACGGGTGGCCGGACGCGGCGGAAGGTCGAGGATAG